A stretch of the Rhinoderma darwinii isolate aRhiDar2 chromosome 3, aRhiDar2.hap1, whole genome shotgun sequence genome encodes the following:
- the MESP1 gene encoding mesoderm posterior protein 1, whose product MESSSVPLYQVDNMYQTCPTLYQYNYPSSEGYSSLSPASSIDSCGQSPPYIGYAASQEANGNISMPCSQPMDLKMQPKILSEKKTKKIKGKLPHSQRQSASEREKMRMRNLSKALQHLRRYLPPSVAPTDKTLTKIETLQLTIRYISQLSVQLGLSEEVLEQRRQDSMQRTRCVQSASCYMDVPHPLCLEPVKESMPITGSKEHTPPTNILAIDSRWQSMQTSCQVPYELPQYSALPVSPLQNHYPATSAALPNNDYYVPSHQQMVSCEEYSNLVEMWRTKASHV is encoded by the exons ATGGAAAGCTCTTCTGTGCCTCTCTACCAGGTGGACAACATGTACCAGACCTGTCCCACTTTATACCAGTACAACTACCCCAGCTCTGAGGGATACAGCAGTCTATCTCCTGCATCTTCCATAGACTCCTGTGGCCAATCCCCTCCATATATCGGTTACGCGGCATCACAGGAAGCAAATGGTAACATTTCTATGCCTTGTTCTCAGCCAATGGACTTGAAAATGCAGCCTAAGATTCTTTCAGAAAAGAAAACCAAGAAGATCAAAGGAAAACTGCCTCACAGTCAACGACAAAGTGCAAGTGAGAGAGAGAAGATGAGGATGAGGAACCTTTCCAAAGCTCTACAGCACCTCAGAAGATATCTCCCTCCGTCAGTGGCTCCAACAGACAAGACTCTCACTAAAATCGAAACACTTCAGTTGACCATACGCTATATCTCACAACTATCTGTACAACTGGGTCTTAGTGAAGAAGTATTGGAGCAAAGAAGACAAGATTCCATGCAGAGGACAAGATGTGTCCAAAGCGCTAGTTGCTACATGGATGtgcctcatccactttgcttggAGCCTGTAAAAGAAAGTATGCCTATTACAGGATCTAAAGAGCATACACCTCCAACAAACATCCTAGCTATTGACTCAAGATGGCAGAGTATGCAAACAAGTTGCCAGGTGCCATATGAATTGCCACAATACTCTGCGTTACCAGTGAGCCCACTACAGAACCATTATCCAGCAACCAGTGCAGCATTGCCCAATAATGACTACTATGTCCCAAGCCACCAACAAATG GTCTCCTGTGAAGAGTACTCAAACCTGGTGGAAATGTGGAGGACAAAAGCATCTCATGTCTGA